Within the Sphingobium baderi genome, the region ATCGGCGCGGACCAGCCGGGCGCGAGTACGGTCGTGGTGGTGGGCGCGAACAGCTATGCCATCGGTGCGCCGATCAATACGGGGCTGGGCACGCTGACGGTCAACGCCAATGGGACATGGAGCTTTGTCTCCAGCAACAATCTGGACAATGACCTCAATCCGTCGCTGAGCTTCACGGTGAAGGTGACGGATGCGGACGGCGACGTGGCGCAGGACACGCAGACCATCGCCATTGCCGATGGCGCGGGGCCGGCGGCGGGCGGTCCGCTCACCCTGGCGCTGGACGATCAGAATCTGGCGGACGGGACGACGCCCGGCAACCCTGATTTTGCGTCAGGCACGGTGAGCTTCACGGCCGGATCGGATGCGCTGACGGGCTTTGCCTTTGCGGCGGGGACCGGCGCGCTGGGCGGCGGTCTGACGTGGAACCGTGTGTCGGGCACGCTGATCGAGGGCTGGGACGGTCCTGTGGGCACCGGCACGAAGATCGTGTCGCTGGCGCTGTCGGCGCCTGCCTCTATCGGAGCGGGGCTGAACGGCACCGTGACGGTGACAGCGACGCTGCTCGACAATTATGACAGCCACCCCGGCATCAATCTGGATGATCTGGTGGCGCTGGGCAATATCGGTGTGGTGGCATCCGATCAGGATGGCGACAGCGCCACCGCCACGGTCAACCTGACCGTGTCCGACGATGTTCCGGTGGCTCTGGCAACTGCGGGCGAAGCGCGCGGCCCTGAACTCATCACTGTCGATAATGTGAATGGCAACTTTGCAACGGGCCAGTTCTCGATGCACTTCGGGGCCGATGGCGCGTCATCGTCCGGCTTCAATATTACCGGTCCGACAATCGCCGGCGTTCACTACACAGAAACGGATGTATTCAATCCCATGACGGGTCAGTTTCTGAGGACTGAACTGCTTGCGGAAGTCGGTGGAGGAGGTACGCCGGGAACGGCCGATGATCTGTTCAAGCTCACGGTCAATGCAGACGGTTCCTATCGGTTCGACCTGATCAATGCCGAACAGGTGACGACGGAAACGATTTCCTTCGCGTCTCTTGGTGCGGGCGGGCCGGGTTTCCGGGAATTGGCGGATGATTCTGCAACGACCGGCGTCAATGAAGCGGGGCGGGTTGAGTTCCAGTCGAATGGAACCAACGGTGTCAATGCAAGCACGCCGGGCTTTGGCGTTGACAACCAGTGGACTGATCCCGGCGAATGGTTTTCCATGGAGTTCCACAACCCAGGAACCGTTGGCAATGATCCCGCATGGGTCAATCCTGATCTGCTCGACTCCATAACATTCGGTGTTCAGCAGGTTCAGCATGGACCAGTTGATTTCACATGGACGGCGATACGCTATAATTCGAACGGCAGTATAGCGGCCACGGAAAGCGGTAGCTTTACGGCGAATGCCGCAGGGCAGATCACAGTCGATCCGACGATTCAGTTCAGCGAGTTCCGGATCGAAAATGTAGATACGAATGGCGCTGTGCGGTTTTCGACCGCGGTCAGTGTGGGAAGGCTTGTCCTGCCCACGGATCAGAATCTTGCCTTCCAGGTGAATGGAACGGATGGCGACGGCGATCCCATGGCACCGATCACTATCGGGGTTTTCGTCGATGCGACGCCATCCCCAATTCCTCCGATAGCCTTCGACCTTGACGGTGATGGACTGGAATTCCTGGGTCTGGCTGCTGGTGTGAGTCATGATTACGGCAGCGGGGAAGTGGCCACGGCCTGGGTGGCTTCCGACGACGGGCTGCTGGCTCATGCCACGGAAGGCGGCTACGATGTGAACTTCGCGGACGATGTTGCTGGCGCGACCAGTGACCTTGAAGGCCTGCGCCTTGCCTATGACAGCAATGGCAACGGCTTGCTTGACGCGGGCGACGCGGCCTTCAACGAATTCGGCGTGTGGCAGGACGCCAACAGCGATGGAAAGGTCGATGCGGGCGAATATGTCTCGCTGACCGATGCGGGCATCCAGTCGATCCAGCTCATATCGGACGGGCAGGCCTATACGACCGCCAATGGCGATGTGAAAGTGGTGGGTGAAGCGACCTACACAAAGACGGACGGAAGCACCGGCGCTGTTGGCGATGTCGTCTTTGCCACCGCGACCAGGGACACCGACAGCAGCAAGATCGCGGCGGCATCGACGGTGGCGTCGGGACTCAATCAGGCGCTGATCGCGGCGAGCCTCATCGCGGCGGCCGACCTTAAGCTGGCTCCCGAACATGTTGATCCTCTCGTGCAGCATCAGGACGGGGCACGGGCAGGTGACGCCGATCAGTTGGCGGCCGCTCAGGGCGGATTCGAAGCGCTCACGCCAATCGCTTCAGCCACCACCTCGCCTTCGGATGCATTGGCTGACGATCCGCGTGACGGCGCTCAGACACAAGCGGCCGAACGGACGAGTCATGGCGCGGAGGAGGCATCCGTCGATCATGCCGGTCTTGCCGGAGGTGACGGGGCGGCCACCGCATCGGCTGACAATGCAGGCGGATCGGATCAGTCCGCGCCGCTCGAACATCAGGCGCTGCTGGCGCAACCGATCAACCTGGCGAATTTCGATGGTGCGGCGGCGATGCTGCCCGCCCATCAAGCCGCGATCGCGGACAATGCCGCGACAGCCGCGCAGGTCGTAACGGAGGCACTGGGCCAAGGCGATGCGCCGAATATCGAAGCGCTGCTCGCCGCGCTTCCGGCCGGGCCGCATGCCATTCCGCTCTTCAACGCGGGTGCGGCTGAATTGCTCGACGGCGGGCATCTGGCGGCGCTCGCGCATGGCGCGGGCGGGGCATTCGACGCCGCGATGGCCATGCACGAGGCGATGGCTGTCGCGCACGGCTGACGGAAGGCCGGGAATTACACTGTCTCGCGGGGAATATGGGGAGAGTAGTTATGCGATATGGGATCGGAATGATCGCATCGGTCAGCGTGGCGGCTGTCATGATGCCTTTGACGGCATGGGCGGCGCCAGCTTCGCCCTTGCTGCAACTGGATAAATCATCGCTCAAGGGAGAGCTGCAAAGTCGCTATGATATAGCGGTCGCGGCGGTCGGCGATCCGGCGACGCGCGCGGCGCAGGATAGCCGTTTCACCTGGGCGGTCGAAGGCAAGAATCAGTGCGGCATCGCGCTGGGTTTTCTGAAATCCGGCACGAAGGATGCCGACAGCATCAACAAGTGCGACGCCTTTGTGGCCCGCCTTTCGGCGGCGCCACCGCCGCCGGCGTCTCCTGCGCCGCCAGCCCCACCCGCGCTGGACTGTGTATCGGCGCCGGCGGTGTCAATCTTCTTCGACTGGAACCAGGATGTGCCGCTCCCCGAAGGTGCGGATACGATCACCACGCTGGCCCAGTCCGCTGCCCAGTGCGGTTGGGCGAACCTGACCGTGACGGGCTACACTGACACGTCGGGCACCAACGTTTATAATGACAGCCTGTCCCTGCGCCGTGCGCGCAATGTCGCATCCATGCTTGAACAGGCGGGCATACCGGCCGGCTCCATGACCGTGGATGGGCGCGGCGAAACGCTGCTGAAAATCGAAACCCAGGATGGCGTCCGCGAACCGATGAACCGTCGGGTCGAAGTGACTGCCGCGACAGCACAATAAACAAGGGGTGGAGAAAATGACCATTAAGACATGCGGCAGCCTGATTGCTCTTGGTATCGCGGCGATGAGCGGAGCGGCCTGGTCCCAGACGACGGACCTCAAAAGCGCAATCGAAACAGCGATCGACAGTCATCCTGAGATCAATCAGGCCATCCAGAACAAGGAAGCGATCGAATTTGAGCGCGAGCAGGCACAGGGCCTGTTCCTGCCGCGCATCAGCGTCGAAGGGTCGGCGGGCGTCCGCCGCCTGGAAAACCGCACGCGCCGTTCGCTGAACCTTGATGACCAGACGCTCTATCCGCTGGAAGCCAACGGAGTCATTGAACAGACCGTGTTCGATTCCGGCTATCGCAGCGCGGAAAAGCGGCGGCAGGCGGCGCGCACGGACGGCGCGGCCCTGCGTGTCGGAGAACGGGCGCAGTTCGTGGCGCTGAATGTCACGCGCCAATATCTCGACTATATGCTCCAGCAGCGGATCGTCGCCGCTTCGGAAGATAATATCGCCTTTCACCGGAAGCTGCTGGGCGACCTGAACGAAGGCGTTTCGCGCGGTTCCATCAGCATCGCCGATCAGCAGCAGGCCGAGGAACGGCTTCAGTCGGCACTGGTGCGAAAGAGCGAGGCGGAACAGGATATGGTCAATGCCGCCATTTCCTTCCGCACCCTGACCGGCCTGTCCATCGATCAGGTGGCGATGCCGGATTCCGTGACAGCCGCCGTGCCGCCGACGCTGGACGAAGCCATCGCATCTGCCCGCACCGAAAATCCGCTGATCCGTGAAGCGGAGGCGGACATTCAGGCTGCCCATGCCGTCGTGGATGAAGCGAAAGCGGAACTCGGGCCGACGGTAACACTGGAAGGCCGCGGCCGGGTCGGTCAGGATGTGGACGGTTTCCGCGGCAACACCAATGATGTGCAAGGCCGGGTGGTCCTGCGCTGGCAGCTCTATAATGGCGGTATCAATCGCGCCAAGGTGCAGGAAATGAACCGGCGGGCCAGCGAAGCGCGCTTCCGCCTTAGCCAGCGCCAGCGCGAGGCGGAAGATGATGTCCGCACCGCCTGGAACCGCTGGGATACGGAAAAGAAGCGGCTGGTGGACCTGCAGCGGCAGGGCACGGTGTCCGACGCGCTGTTGGTGTCCTATCGGGAACAGTTCAATGTGGGGCGGCGGTCGTTGCTCGACGTGCTGGATTCCCAGAACACTCGCTTCAATACGCAGGTGCGGTCTGAAACGGCTCGTTTTTCCGAGATATTCGCGCAATATCAAATTCTTGCAGCATCCAATAAACTTTTGGACGCTCTGGGATTGGCGGCGCCTACGGGCGCGGATGCCTATGCGCGCAAGAAATATCATGTGCCCGACCTGCCCCCTGCCGAATTGCAGAGACGCCGTTATCCGGGCTGAGTTCATACAGGGGCGCGAAAGCGCCGCGGGGTAGAAAATGTTGAAACGAAGCCGTGTGAGCGGTCTGGCCGAATGGCTGGGCGATGCGCTGACGTCTGATGACGAACTGGTCGAATGTATCGCCGATGTGGCGCGGCATTTCGACCGTTCGCCTGCCATCATCGGCCTGCGGGCGGGACTTGCGCTCGATGAGAGGGGACGCCTGCCCTTTCATCAGGCGGAGGCCGCGCTCGATCAGGTCGGGTTGCTGACCGATCATGTGCGGGGACGGCTGGACAAATGGCGGGCGCATGATCTGCCCGCCATCCTGCCACTGACAGAGGGGCGCTATCTGCTGCTCATGGATGTGCAGGGTGGTGATGCGCTGGTGCATCTGCCTGGCATGGACGAACCGATCTGGGTGGCATCGGACCAGCTCGCCCACCGTTTCACGGGCGAAGCTCTGGTCGTCATGGCCGATCATGGGCGCGAGCGCGCCGAGGAACGGCCGTGGGATGAACGGGTGCGCCAGCACTGGTTCTGGCGGGAAGTGTGGCGTGTGCGCGGTTCCTTCCTCTACGTCATGCTGGCGGCGACGATCATCAACCTGCTGGCTTTCGCGCTGCCGCTTTTCACGATGAACGTCTATGACCGGATCATCCCCAACAAGGCGGCGGCGAGTCTGTGGGTGCTGGGTGTCGGCGTGCTGCTCGCCTTCATGCTGGATTTCGCGCTTCGCCTGGCACGCGCGCGGCTGGTCGATGAAGCGGGGCGGCAGATTGATGAACGACTGTCGCAGCGCCTCTTTGAAAGGGTGTTGAATGTCCCGCTCACCAACCGGGCTGGCAGCACCGGCGCTTTGGCGCGGCGCGTGTCGGAATTCGAACTGGTGCGGGAATTCTTTGCCTCGACCACAGTCGTCCTGATCGTGGACGTAGCATTCCTTGCTGTCTTTGTGGGGCTGATCGCCCTGCTGGGCGGTTGGCTCGCGATGGTGCCGGTTGTGATGATGGGGATCATGGCGACGGCGGGCTATTTCCTTCAGCGCTCGATGGGGCGCCTGTCGCGTGACGCCCAGGCCGACGCCAGTCTGCAAAGCTCCACCCTGGTTGAAGCCATTGGCGGCATCGAAACGCTGAAGGCCTGCCGGGCCGAGGGGCGGATGTTGGACCGCTGGCGGCGCTATGCACGGATGAGCGCCGTGACGCAGGAGAAACTGCGTCGTTTGAGCGCGACCTCCGTAACCCTGGCCGCGCTGTGCCAGCAGGTGACGAGCATCGCCTTGGTGATCGGAGGCTTCTACATGTTCGCGGCAGGCGACATCACGATGGGCGCGATCATCGCCATCGTGATGCTGGCCGGGCGGTCGCTCGCTCCGGTCGGGCAGTTGGCCTTCGTGATCGTACGGGCGCGGCAGGCGATGACCACGCTCGATAGCCTGCAAACGCTGATCGACCAGCCTGACGAACGGCTTGATGGTGCGCGCGGCATCATTCCGAAATTCCGCAAAGGGGCGATAACCGCGCAGGATATGGCTTTCGCCTATCCGGGAGCAAGCCAGCCGAGCCTGAGGGGTATCAATCTGCATATCGAACCGGGCGAGCGGATCGGCATCATCGGCCGGGTCGCGTCGGGCAAGTCGACGCTGGGCCGGGTGTTGTGCGGGCTTTATCCGCCCAGCGACGGACTGATGCTGGTGGATGATATCGACAGCCGCCAATATCACCCACACGAACTGCGCTCCGCCTTCCGCTATGTCGGGCAGGATGCGGAACTGTTCAGTGGATCGATTCGCGAAAATCTGATGCTTGGCGCGCATCAGGCGGACGATGAACGGTTGCTGAAGGCGTTGGAGCGTTCGGGTGCGGGGCGTTTCTTCGGCCGGGATGCCGCGGGGTTTGATCTGCATATCGGGGAACGCGGCAGCCGCCTGTCCGGCGGGCAGCGCAGCTTCCTGGTGCTGGCACGCGCGCTAGTTGACCCGTGCCATTTGCTGTTTCTGGATGAACCGACCGGCGCGATGGATCAGCAAACCGAGACGCTCTTCATCGATCATCTCGAAAAGGCGTTGCAGCCGGATCAAACCCTGATCGTGTCGACCCACCGGCATGGGTTGCTCAATCTGGTCGACCGTGTTCTGGTAATTGATCAGGGTATGGTGGTGGCCGATGGCCCGCGAGACCGCATCATCGGGCAGCTTCAGGATCTTTCCAAGGGAAAGATGCAATGAGCAGGGTAGGTTCACGCCCGCTGTTCCGCAGCGCCTTGCTGGCGGCTCCGGCGGCGGCACTGGCCGCTATGGCCGCCCTGTGGAACTTCGGCCCGGAAAGGGCGGCGGAGCCGGGCATTGCGGTTAGCATTGCGCCATCCGGGCGCATCATACCTCGTCAATATGCGGCGTTGGTCCAACTGACTGAAGAGGCCGAAGTTGCCGAGGGGGTGGAGGGCGATGCGGCGCGGCAGGAAAACAGCCGTCTTCGCTTCGCCAGCGACGCCATCCGCCCGGCGGCGTCCTTTCGGGTGGCGACCGGTGCGGAAGCGGACCATGAACGTGCGCTGCAATGCCTGACGCAAGCCATTTATTATGAAGCAGCGCGGGAGCCGGAGGACGGGCAGCGAGCGGTGGCGCAGGTCGTGTTGAACCGCGTGCGGCATCCCGCCTTCGCCAAGACGGTGTGTGGCGTCGTTTATGAACGGTTCGACGCTGCGGTGTGCCAATTCAGCTTCGTTTGCGACGGAGCGCTGGCGAGGCGGCCCTTACCCGATTTGTGGGAAAAGGCGCGCCGCATCGCCGCGCAGGCGTTGGCTGGCAAGGTTTATCCGGGCGTGGGTACCGCGACCCACTATCATGCCGATTATGTGTTTCCGCGCTGGGCGCCGCACCTTGCCAAGATCGCGCAGATCGGGGCGCACATCTTCTATCGCTGGCCGGGCGGCTGGGGTTTGCCCCGTGCTTTTACCGGCCATTATGCGGGCGGCGAGCATATACCGGTTTTAGACCCGGCGCGCTTTGCAAAGCTTGCGGAGCCGCAGATCGACTATCCGTCGGTCGCTGCCCTGCCCGAACGGCGCGCGGCGAACGATCTGGGCGGGCGGCTCGATCCCAGCAAGGGATGGAAACTTTCCATTCCCGACCCTTCGCAGACGCGTGGCTCTCTCGACACCATGCTTGCCCAACAGGGCAGCGGTGCGCCTGCTGGCCGGACTATGGCGCTGGCCGACGGACAAGGACAAAAAGGGGTGAACCCATGATTGCGCGCTGGATCGCCTGGCTTCGCGGAAAGTCCGGCAGCCAACAGGTCATTCTCTATAGCGGCGGCGGCATGATCGTCTTTCTTCTGTGGGCGAGCCTCGCATCGGTGGATGAAGTGACCCATGGGCAGGGCCGCGTGATCCCGTCCAGCAAGGCACAGGTCATCCAGAGCGCCGAACCCACCACGATCGAGGAAATCCTGGTCCGGTCCGGGCAGAAGGTTGCCAAGGGTCAGTTGCTTGTCCGGTTGGATGACGCGATGCTGGCATCGGAACTGGGACAGATTCAGGCAGAAACACGATCCCTGACCGCACGTGCCGACCGTCTGGCCA harbors:
- a CDS encoding OmpA family protein — its product is MRYGIGMIASVSVAAVMMPLTAWAAPASPLLQLDKSSLKGELQSRYDIAVAAVGDPATRAAQDSRFTWAVEGKNQCGIALGFLKSGTKDADSINKCDAFVARLSAAPPPPASPAPPAPPALDCVSAPAVSIFFDWNQDVPLPEGADTITTLAQSAAQCGWANLTVTGYTDTSGTNVYNDSLSLRRARNVASMLEQAGIPAGSMTVDGRGETLLKIETQDGVREPMNRRVEVTAATAQ
- a CDS encoding TolC family protein; the encoded protein is MTIKTCGSLIALGIAAMSGAAWSQTTDLKSAIETAIDSHPEINQAIQNKEAIEFEREQAQGLFLPRISVEGSAGVRRLENRTRRSLNLDDQTLYPLEANGVIEQTVFDSGYRSAEKRRQAARTDGAALRVGERAQFVALNVTRQYLDYMLQQRIVAASEDNIAFHRKLLGDLNEGVSRGSISIADQQQAEERLQSALVRKSEAEQDMVNAAISFRTLTGLSIDQVAMPDSVTAAVPPTLDEAIASARTENPLIREAEADIQAAHAVVDEAKAELGPTVTLEGRGRVGQDVDGFRGNTNDVQGRVVLRWQLYNGGINRAKVQEMNRRASEARFRLSQRQREAEDDVRTAWNRWDTEKKRLVDLQRQGTVSDALLVSYREQFNVGRRSLLDVLDSQNTRFNTQVRSETARFSEIFAQYQILAASNKLLDALGLAAPTGADAYARKKYHVPDLPPAELQRRRYPG
- a CDS encoding type I secretion system permease/ATPase — translated: MLKRSRVSGLAEWLGDALTSDDELVECIADVARHFDRSPAIIGLRAGLALDERGRLPFHQAEAALDQVGLLTDHVRGRLDKWRAHDLPAILPLTEGRYLLLMDVQGGDALVHLPGMDEPIWVASDQLAHRFTGEALVVMADHGRERAEERPWDERVRQHWFWREVWRVRGSFLYVMLAATIINLLAFALPLFTMNVYDRIIPNKAAASLWVLGVGVLLAFMLDFALRLARARLVDEAGRQIDERLSQRLFERVLNVPLTNRAGSTGALARRVSEFELVREFFASTTVVLIVDVAFLAVFVGLIALLGGWLAMVPVVMMGIMATAGYFLQRSMGRLSRDAQADASLQSSTLVEAIGGIETLKACRAEGRMLDRWRRYARMSAVTQEKLRRLSATSVTLAALCQQVTSIALVIGGFYMFAAGDITMGAIIAIVMLAGRSLAPVGQLAFVIVRARQAMTTLDSLQTLIDQPDERLDGARGIIPKFRKGAITAQDMAFAYPGASQPSLRGINLHIEPGERIGIIGRVASGKSTLGRVLCGLYPPSDGLMLVDDIDSRQYHPHELRSAFRYVGQDAELFSGSIRENLMLGAHQADDERLLKALERSGAGRFFGRDAAGFDLHIGERGSRLSGGQRSFLVLARALVDPCHLLFLDEPTGAMDQQTETLFIDHLEKALQPDQTLIVSTHRHGLLNLVDRVLVIDQGMVVADGPRDRIIGQLQDLSKGKMQ
- a CDS encoding cell wall hydrolase — encoded protein: MSRVGSRPLFRSALLAAPAAALAAMAALWNFGPERAAEPGIAVSIAPSGRIIPRQYAALVQLTEEAEVAEGVEGDAARQENSRLRFASDAIRPAASFRVATGAEADHERALQCLTQAIYYEAAREPEDGQRAVAQVVLNRVRHPAFAKTVCGVVYERFDAAVCQFSFVCDGALARRPLPDLWEKARRIAAQALAGKVYPGVGTATHYHADYVFPRWAPHLAKIAQIGAHIFYRWPGGWGLPRAFTGHYAGGEHIPVLDPARFAKLAEPQIDYPSVAALPERRAANDLGGRLDPSKGWKLSIPDPSQTRGSLDTMLAQQGSGAPAGRTMALADGQGQKGVNP